From Chryseobacterium joostei, the proteins below share one genomic window:
- a CDS encoding LytR/AlgR family response regulator transcription factor, with the protein MKIAIIEDELLAVNYLKNLLDTQNIVSVSETVVLRSKKQAIEFFENDSADLIFMDIHLGDGMSLEIFEQVELFTPIIFITAFDDYAMRVFRHFTIDYLLKPFEEEDLHKALQKFISISNFDPEPVLRSISTLRQDDSEVMKRFMVREGNKLKSVDEQNIAYFFASGKYLFLTTKDHQTYIYDDTIKDIIQKLNLQVFFKINRKFIINKEAVTEIIKHSSQKVELRLSPEPEVNTGVFISKVQITECLNWLRN; encoded by the coding sequence ATGAAAATTGCAATTATAGAAGATGAATTGCTGGCAGTTAATTATCTGAAGAATTTATTAGATACACAAAACATCGTCTCTGTCTCTGAGACTGTGGTTCTTCGGTCAAAAAAACAGGCAATAGAATTCTTCGAAAACGACTCAGCAGACCTTATCTTTATGGATATCCATTTGGGAGATGGGATGAGTCTTGAAATCTTTGAACAGGTTGAGCTTTTTACCCCAATTATTTTCATAACTGCCTTTGATGACTATGCTATGAGAGTTTTCAGGCATTTTACCATAGATTATCTTCTTAAGCCTTTTGAAGAAGAAGACTTACATAAAGCATTACAGAAATTCATTTCCATTAGTAATTTTGACCCCGAACCAGTATTGAGGTCCATTTCTACCTTGCGTCAGGATGATTCTGAGGTGATGAAGCGCTTCATGGTAAGAGAAGGAAATAAGCTTAAATCTGTGGATGAACAGAATATTGCATACTTCTTTGCTTCCGGAAAATATCTTTTTCTTACTACAAAAGATCATCAAACCTATATTTATGACGATACCATCAAGGATATTATTCAAAAACTGAATCTACAGGTTTTCTTTAAAATAAACCGTAAGTTTATCATCAATAAAGAAGCAGTCACAGAAATCATTAAGCATTCAAGCCAGAAAGTAGAACTTAGGCTTTCTCCTGAACCTGAAGTAAATACAGGTGTTTTTATTAGTAAAGTGCAAATCACTGAGTGTCTGAACTGGTTAAGAAACTAA
- a CDS encoding RagB/SusD family nutrient uptake outer membrane protein: protein MKKITTIIALAAISFTSIGCDRFLDVQPEGKVIPVTVEDYRKVLTSAYAKYPSHKSLSVLRTDEVTINENISDFNVYREIAMWKDTNNDSATAEFPWVKFYSVVFYLNQIINEGSKTMQDSPEKQQILAEAYALRAYVYFDMVNLYGKPYNSATASTDRGVPINLEMDLEAVLKPSSVQEVYNQVHADMSKAEGLMVEQQQSAGINYRFSKVALLALQARTALYENDWNKALSYADQVLAVKGELSNLNTSNTAPHHYMSVESIMALDDVFDSAAQNLSFASTDLISKYNDATDKRFKIYFEKNGSQYKIIKRGSSEFKVSFRTTEMYFIKSEALLKLGKLSEAKEILSKVLKNRYTPEGYTSVQNNIIPMNATDFMNFILDERFREFAAEGHRWFDLRRANQKKITHTINGKEYILQQNDVRYTIEYPMSAKKNNPNL from the coding sequence ATGAAAAAAATCACTACAATTATAGCCTTAGCAGCAATCAGTTTTACCAGTATAGGGTGTGACAGATTTTTGGATGTACAGCCGGAGGGAAAAGTTATCCCGGTAACGGTAGAAGATTATCGTAAAGTTCTTACATCTGCTTATGCAAAATATCCGTCTCACAAATCTTTGTCTGTGCTTCGTACAGATGAGGTAACCATTAATGAAAATATAAGTGACTTCAACGTTTATCGTGAAATCGCAATGTGGAAGGATACCAATAATGACTCGGCAACAGCAGAATTTCCTTGGGTAAAGTTTTATTCAGTGGTTTTTTATCTGAACCAGATCATTAACGAAGGAAGCAAGACCATGCAAGACTCTCCAGAGAAGCAGCAGATCCTTGCAGAAGCTTATGCATTACGTGCCTATGTATATTTCGATATGGTGAATCTATATGGGAAACCATACAATAGTGCTACAGCCTCTACAGACAGAGGAGTTCCTATCAATCTTGAAATGGATCTTGAAGCAGTATTGAAACCGTCTTCTGTACAAGAAGTATATAATCAGGTTCATGCAGATATGAGCAAAGCAGAAGGGCTTATGGTAGAGCAGCAGCAGTCTGCAGGTATCAATTATAGATTCTCCAAGGTAGCATTGTTGGCTTTACAGGCTAGAACTGCCCTTTATGAGAATGACTGGAATAAAGCCTTATCCTACGCAGATCAGGTATTGGCAGTAAAAGGAGAGCTGAGCAACTTAAACACGAGCAATACAGCCCCTCATCATTATATGTCTGTAGAGTCTATTATGGCTTTGGATGATGTATTTGACAGTGCTGCACAGAACTTATCCTTTGCATCTACAGATTTGATTTCAAAATACAACGACGCTACAGATAAAAGGTTTAAAATTTATTTTGAAAAAAATGGCAGCCAGTATAAAATCATTAAAAGAGGAAGTTCTGAATTCAAAGTATCCTTTAGAACTACTGAAATGTATTTTATAAAATCTGAAGCATTATTGAAGCTTGGGAAACTTAGTGAGGCAAAAGAGATCTTATCAAAGGTATTAAAAAACAGATATACCCCTGAAGGATATACTTCAGTTCAAAATAATATTATCCCAATGAATGCTACAGACTTCATGAACTTTATTCTTGATGAAAGGTTCAGAGAGTTTGCAGCAGAGGGACATAGATGGTTCGATCTTAGAAGAGCAAACCAGAAAAAAATTACACATACCATTAATGGTAAGGAATATATTCTTCAGCAGAATGACGTGAGATATACCATAGAATATCCGATGAGTGCGAAGAAGAATAATCCTAATTTATAA
- a CDS encoding SusC/RagA family TonB-linked outer membrane protein, protein MKKTLILLPLLAAQVAFAQEKKTITGKIEDGNTSGAIAGASIKIEAQSVSTKTDLDGIIESVSVGTVADKDGKFILEVPTGTKSILVSYPGYESRMILINEDKTNYTVRLSSEVSDKNKIQEVIITGYQKIEKRKQTSAVATVKMDNINQAGVASVDQMLAGQIAGVAVAPQTGAPGAPAKIRIRGTASLSGPQDPLWVIDGLPLEGNDVPNFTDKDNIDQLQNFSIAGLNPNDIEDITILKDAAATAIYGARAANGVISITTKKGKKGSMKLNFSADTFITARPDFDRLNLLNASEKVDLELMLAKRADLTYRADKGEVMRILTQNHQLDDFRSGGLDALNPLTRQQLNSLRNNNTDWGKLLYRNAINKQYGVSISGGSDNSDYYFSLGYFDEEGTTIGTGFKRYNLTLKNNYKLSDKLNAGISIFGTQSERQSFMTDADAAASPVNYSRNANPYMNPFNPDGSYRYDKDIDGFADTYIPFNFLEERENTSYTLKNHSLKAILDLEYKATKNLRFTSQLGLQYDTNKTEKYAGQETYFTRKMKEGTRYYKDGAYRYFLPAGDIKQNWNNDFFQYNWKLQGTYNTKINSVHEIDLMAGTELRKTEDNTTLTRAFGYNKNTRTGTPIAFPTANFAADKRYETYREIPPVENAYASMFATASYTYDQKYTFFGSVRYDGTNLFGVNKKYKYLPIWAVSGSWLVTKENFMKNITAVSNLRLRASYGLQGNIDRNTSPFFIGEYNYANILPGMREDVINVISPPNDKLRWEKTTNINFGLDLGLFNNRVNLTADVYNRKGTDMISMKETPLETGFEYTMMNWGSLTNKGFELALSTRNINKENFKWSTTINFAHNKSNVLSEQPRDNAMLPSREGLPVNAVFALKTAGMDENGNPMFWKGNEKVKAADFFKLYDVYADFLPGQFVDTQLSNEELRNLFTYVGDRDPKFTGGIINTFKVHNFDLTVAATFNFKQTVMRTPSYRGMDLDRGRNYTREIYEAGNSLPGITSPDMDANPDGWMANKWFAGNRSNTYGLLDIWAKEVSYVRISSIRLGYTLPKEFTAPMGITSLRLSVEGRNLFVFSNGYEGYFDPETYGNIYAQPITKSVTIGFNVSF, encoded by the coding sequence ATGAAAAAAACTCTAATACTTTTACCTCTTTTAGCTGCTCAGGTTGCGTTTGCTCAGGAAAAGAAAACGATCACAGGAAAGATAGAAGATGGTAATACTTCCGGCGCAATTGCCGGTGCATCTATAAAAATAGAAGCCCAATCTGTTTCTACAAAAACGGATCTGGACGGAATTATTGAAAGTGTATCAGTAGGTACAGTTGCCGATAAGGACGGAAAGTTTATACTGGAAGTACCAACCGGTACAAAATCTATATTGGTAAGTTATCCAGGATATGAATCCAGGATGATTCTGATCAATGAAGACAAAACCAATTATACGGTGAGACTGAGCTCTGAGGTTTCAGATAAAAATAAAATTCAGGAGGTTATCATTACCGGATATCAGAAGATTGAAAAGCGTAAGCAAACTTCAGCAGTTGCTACGGTAAAAATGGATAATATCAACCAGGCTGGGGTAGCGAGTGTAGACCAAATGTTGGCTGGACAGATTGCAGGGGTTGCAGTTGCTCCTCAGACCGGGGCTCCTGGTGCACCGGCAAAAATCAGAATTCGTGGAACAGCTTCATTGTCCGGTCCACAGGATCCGCTATGGGTAATTGACGGGCTTCCATTAGAAGGAAATGACGTACCGAACTTCACCGATAAGGATAATATTGATCAGCTTCAGAATTTTTCTATTGCAGGATTAAACCCTAACGATATTGAGGATATTACGATCCTGAAAGATGCTGCTGCAACAGCAATTTACGGAGCAAGAGCTGCTAATGGTGTAATTTCCATTACAACAAAAAAAGGGAAAAAGGGAAGCATGAAATTAAACTTCTCGGCTGATACTTTCATCACAGCCCGCCCTGATTTTGATCGTCTGAACCTTTTGAATGCATCTGAAAAAGTAGACCTTGAGCTAATGCTTGCAAAACGTGCAGATCTTACTTACCGTGCAGACAAAGGTGAAGTGATGAGAATTTTAACTCAGAATCACCAGCTTGATGATTTCAGAAGTGGAGGCTTGGATGCTTTGAATCCATTGACACGTCAGCAGCTTAACTCGTTAAGAAATAATAATACCGACTGGGGGAAATTACTATACAGAAATGCCATAAACAAACAATATGGAGTAAGTATTTCCGGAGGTAGTGATAATTCTGACTATTACTTCTCGCTAGGGTATTTTGATGAAGAGGGAACAACAATTGGGACTGGTTTTAAAAGATATAACCTTACCCTAAAAAATAATTATAAACTAAGTGATAAGTTAAATGCAGGAATCTCTATTTTCGGTACACAGAGCGAGAGACAATCGTTCATGACGGATGCAGATGCTGCAGCGAGCCCTGTTAACTATTCAAGAAATGCCAATCCGTACATGAATCCGTTCAATCCGGATGGAAGTTACAGATATGATAAGGATATAGATGGTTTTGCAGATACTTATATTCCCTTCAATTTCCTTGAAGAAAGAGAGAATACAAGTTATACACTGAAAAATCACTCGTTAAAGGCAATATTGGACTTAGAGTATAAGGCAACCAAAAATCTGAGATTTACTTCACAGTTGGGACTTCAATATGATACCAATAAGACGGAGAAATATGCCGGACAGGAGACCTACTTTACCAGAAAGATGAAGGAGGGAACCCGTTACTATAAAGATGGTGCATACCGCTATTTCCTGCCTGCCGGAGATATTAAGCAAAACTGGAATAACGACTTCTTTCAATATAACTGGAAGCTACAGGGAACCTACAATACAAAAATCAATTCTGTACATGAAATTGATTTGATGGCAGGAACAGAACTTCGTAAAACGGAAGATAATACTACGCTTACAAGAGCTTTTGGTTATAATAAAAATACGAGAACAGGAACTCCTATAGCTTTCCCTACTGCTAATTTTGCAGCAGACAAGAGGTATGAAACCTATCGTGAAATCCCTCCTGTAGAGAACGCTTATGCATCCATGTTTGCTACGGCTTCCTATACCTATGACCAAAAATATACCTTTTTTGGAAGTGTGAGATATGATGGGACCAATTTATTCGGGGTTAATAAAAAGTATAAGTATCTTCCAATATGGGCTGTTTCAGGATCTTGGTTGGTAACGAAGGAAAACTTCATGAAGAATATCACAGCTGTTTCCAATCTTAGGCTAAGAGCTTCTTATGGTTTGCAGGGGAATATTGACCGTAATACTTCACCATTCTTTATTGGTGAATACAACTATGCAAACATTCTTCCGGGGATGAGAGAAGATGTTATTAACGTAATCAGCCCGCCAAATGATAAACTTCGTTGGGAAAAAACAACCAATATCAACTTTGGACTTGATTTGGGGTTATTTAATAACCGTGTGAATCTTACTGCTGATGTTTACAACAGAAAAGGGACGGATATGATCAGCATGAAGGAAACTCCGCTTGAAACCGGATTTGAATATACCATGATGAACTGGGGAAGCCTTACCAACAAAGGTTTTGAATTGGCACTATCCACCAGAAACATCAACAAGGAGAACTTTAAATGGTCAACGACCATCAACTTTGCCCATAACAAAAGTAACGTTCTTAGCGAACAGCCTCGTGACAATGCAATGCTTCCGTCCAGAGAAGGACTTCCTGTAAACGCTGTTTTTGCTCTAAAAACTGCAGGAATGGACGAAAATGGAAACCCAATGTTCTGGAAAGGAAATGAAAAAGTAAAAGCTGCAGATTTCTTCAAGCTTTATGATGTATATGCAGATTTTCTTCCGGGTCAGTTTGTAGATACACAACTTTCAAATGAAGAATTGAGAAACCTGTTTACCTATGTAGGAGATAGAGACCCTAAGTTTACCGGAGGTATTATCAACACCTTTAAGGTTCATAATTTTGACCTTACTGTTGCTGCTACATTCAATTTCAAGCAGACAGTAATGCGTACTCCATCTTATAGAGGGATGGATCTGGACAGAGGAAGAAACTATACAAGGGAGATTTACGAAGCAGGAAATTCATTGCCGGGCATTACAAGTCCTGACATGGATGCAAATCCTGATGGATGGATGGCTAACAAATGGTTTGCTGGTAATCGTTCCAATACCTATGGTTTACTGGATATATGGGCTAAAGAGGTGAGCTATGTAAGAATCAGCAGTATTCGTTTAGGATATACACTTCCTAAGGAATTTACCGCTCCTATGGGAATCACTAGTCTTAGGCTAAGCGTTGAAGGACGTAACCTGTTTGTATTCAGTAATGGCTACGAAGGATATTTTGATCCGGAAACCTATGGTAATATCTATGCACAGCCTATTACCAAATCTGTTACAATAGGATTTAATGTTTCTTTTTAA
- a CDS encoding zinc-dependent metalloprotease, producing MNRTILMKNYRLALYLGLALASPAVMAQKKDTVKTAKDKAEKTDVSSSKKTKKIDELIKKGTYKKGLFNTIQVKTDVYFEIPDSLMGRQFLVVNKLSQVPMQVNEAGLNKGMNYENKIISFHRDRLAKKVWVKTSEAKVSSPKNDAITKSVKDNFSESVIEVFDIEAQNNDSTSVAIKVNKVFDGNQKSFNDVLANVGLGGSVKSSLSYIEGVKTFPQNLVVKSQLSTSVNEGGVDLPVTLGVTSNLVLLPSVPMKPRVSDARVGFFSEKHWTFNDRQQKMDEKFFITRWNLEPKDEDKEKYLRGELVEPKKQIVYYIDPATPKQWREKIIAGVHDWQVAFEQAGFKNAVIAKMPDEKDEDFDIDDVRYSVITYAASPKSNAMGPSVVDPRSGEIIEADIIWWHNVMTSLHDWMRIQTGAIDPKARGNKFSDEHMGEAIRFVSSHEVGHTFGLKHNMGASFSFPVESLRSKEFTDRMGGTAPSIMDYARYNYVAQPEDGVTAITPKIGLYDKYAIEWGYRWYPDEFVEKKALRNLIEKHQDDPMYFYGEQQSYLETIDPRSQSEDLGDDAMKASEYGMKNLKVVVDNLLKWTYEDGKDYTATGKLYLEAIGQWDLYTGHVMANVGGIYLNNTVFGNNKKAYEPVPAEIQRRAVDYLVKNSINLPEWLFFNPITEKTYPVKNSPMGPFEQTPYTLARGMQYANIYSLFMDDRLLRLLENELKHEVSGSKDEIYTVENLFDQVRGAIFNKRGSLTIFEKMAQKNYVDAMIVSVNKLFEKTAVKGLKTDHNLNMPMICNYHEEDKNLRNINYSSMKRVSEVTTYKRAELQKVLDLLNRTRYKGDDSSRAHYTDLIIRIEEALK from the coding sequence ATGAATCGGACTATTTTAATGAAGAATTACAGACTTGCCCTGTATCTAGGACTTGCATTGGCTTCGCCGGCGGTAATGGCACAGAAAAAGGATACTGTAAAAACGGCCAAGGACAAAGCTGAAAAAACAGATGTTTCATCATCAAAAAAAACAAAAAAAATTGACGAACTGATCAAAAAAGGTACCTATAAAAAAGGTCTTTTTAATACGATACAGGTAAAAACGGATGTTTATTTTGAAATACCTGACAGTTTGATGGGACGCCAGTTTTTGGTGGTCAATAAACTATCTCAGGTACCTATGCAGGTGAATGAAGCGGGTTTAAATAAGGGAATGAACTATGAAAATAAGATCATTTCTTTTCACCGTGACAGATTAGCCAAGAAAGTATGGGTTAAAACCTCTGAAGCTAAAGTGTCGTCACCTAAAAATGATGCCATTACAAAATCTGTTAAGGATAACTTTTCAGAGTCTGTAATTGAGGTTTTTGATATTGAAGCACAAAACAATGACTCCACTTCAGTAGCCATTAAGGTGAACAAGGTTTTTGATGGAAATCAGAAGAGTTTTAATGATGTTTTGGCGAATGTAGGCCTTGGTGGATCAGTAAAATCAAGTCTTTCCTATATAGAAGGAGTAAAAACATTTCCCCAAAACCTTGTTGTGAAGTCTCAATTGAGTACTTCCGTGAATGAGGGAGGTGTAGATTTACCGGTGACGTTGGGGGTTACAAGTAATCTTGTATTGCTTCCTAGCGTACCTATGAAACCCAGAGTTTCAGACGCGAGAGTAGGGTTTTTCTCTGAAAAGCACTGGACTTTCAATGACCGTCAGCAGAAAATGGACGAAAAATTCTTCATCACAAGATGGAACCTTGAACCTAAAGATGAAGACAAGGAGAAATATCTGAGAGGAGAATTGGTAGAACCTAAAAAACAGATTGTTTATTATATAGATCCTGCCACTCCAAAACAATGGCGTGAAAAGATCATTGCAGGAGTACATGATTGGCAGGTTGCCTTTGAGCAGGCTGGTTTTAAAAATGCTGTAATTGCAAAAATGCCGGACGAAAAGGATGAAGATTTTGATATTGATGATGTAAGATATTCTGTAATCACCTATGCGGCTTCACCTAAGTCGAATGCCATGGGGCCATCAGTAGTAGATCCAAGAAGTGGTGAAATTATTGAAGCCGATATCATTTGGTGGCATAATGTAATGACTTCTCTTCATGACTGGATGAGGATTCAGACAGGGGCAATAGATCCAAAAGCCAGAGGAAATAAGTTTAGTGATGAACATATGGGAGAAGCTATCCGATTTGTTTCATCCCATGAAGTAGGACATACTTTTGGATTGAAGCATAATATGGGAGCATCTTTCTCATTCCCTGTAGAATCACTTCGCTCAAAGGAATTTACGGATAGAATGGGTGGAACTGCACCTTCCATTATGGATTATGCACGTTACAACTATGTGGCTCAGCCGGAAGATGGTGTTACGGCAATCACTCCGAAAATCGGGCTTTATGATAAATATGCCATTGAATGGGGTTATCGTTGGTACCCGGATGAGTTTGTTGAGAAAAAAGCATTGAGAAACCTGATTGAAAAACATCAAGATGATCCAATGTACTTCTACGGAGAACAGCAGAGTTATCTGGAAACAATAGATCCGCGTTCGCAGTCTGAAGACTTGGGAGATGATGCAATGAAGGCCAGCGAATACGGAATGAAAAACCTGAAAGTAGTGGTAGATAATCTTTTAAAATGGACCTATGAAGATGGTAAAGATTACACAGCAACAGGTAAATTGTATTTGGAAGCTATCGGGCAATGGGACTTGTATACAGGTCATGTAATGGCGAATGTAGGAGGGATTTACCTGAATAACACTGTTTTTGGTAACAATAAAAAGGCATACGAACCAGTTCCTGCCGAAATACAAAGAAGAGCAGTTGATTACCTTGTTAAGAATTCAATCAACCTTCCGGAATGGTTATTCTTCAATCCAATTACAGAGAAGACCTATCCGGTTAAAAACTCACCGATGGGACCATTTGAGCAGACGCCTTATACCCTGGCAAGAGGAATGCAGTATGCCAACATTTATTCCCTGTTTATGGATGACAGATTGCTTAGGTTGCTTGAAAATGAGTTAAAGCATGAAGTTTCAGGTTCTAAGGATGAGATTTATACTGTTGAAAATCTATTTGATCAGGTAAGAGGAGCCATTTTTAATAAAAGAGGAAGCCTTACAATCTTTGAAAAAATGGCACAGAAGAACTATGTAGATGCGATGATTGTTTCAGTGAATAAACTGTTCGAAAAAACAGCAGTGAAGGGGTTAAAGACAGATCATAATCTGAATATGCCCATGATCTGTAATTATCATGAAGAAGATAAGAACCTTAGAAACATTAATTACTCATCCATGAAAAGAGTATCTGAAGTAACTACCTATAAAAGAGCAGAGCTACAGAAAGTTCTGGACTTACTGAATAGAACCAGATACAAAGGTGATGACTCTTCAAGAGCTCATTACACAGATTTAATCATTCGTATTGAAGAGGCTTTAAAATAA
- a CDS encoding histidine kinase, with translation MSIQFKHTLSRKSVYITALSVCFIAVAAFAVLSLLITEDSRKNTEDFARKTFFRKYESVENEFRNIEDYQYLLRELIQKDGLKNYKDYSLVLNGLNKKRNLLTYSWYYYDKNGTGKSESNNPLADLFKNRESTGKSVAIKNNGPGHFKDLLITRRDSMYWVSYDSLVLPGKNRLYYGSTVSLDDLHQYFINVDKSSNTYAYVFTKEGICMTHPEKKYLGKNIFDFTDIKPQDTICNTVKSGYTERTAVSEYLGVEVTRFIKPLKTDNFDGYTVVNHVNFIIDENTNKVKAYTVYIFLAALFLIVTVFILFQRSANIAYREKEKIQTEKNLLLIENEKMHKAEVINQLQQLKNNINPHFLFNSLNSLYMLIGINKDNAQKFTMNLSKIYRYLIVPPKENIVSVAKEIDFIKKYMELLKSRFDEELRFELIINCPESLEKRIPYLSLQIVVENAIKHNIATIDQPLEIIIIIEKNEIMVKNTWQPKTEVVQGEKFGIDYLNQVYEYFKNNLLHISVDGENFICFLPLMK, from the coding sequence TTGAGCATTCAATTTAAACATACCCTATCCCGAAAATCCGTTTACATTACAGCGCTTTCTGTCTGCTTCATTGCAGTGGCAGCATTTGCTGTTCTAAGTCTTTTAATTACAGAAGACAGCCGGAAAAATACTGAGGATTTTGCAAGAAAAACTTTCTTCCGAAAATATGAATCGGTAGAAAATGAATTTAGAAATATTGAAGATTACCAATACCTGCTTCGTGAATTGATTCAAAAAGACGGACTGAAGAATTATAAGGACTACTCTTTGGTTTTAAATGGTTTAAACAAAAAAAGAAATCTTTTAACTTACAGCTGGTACTATTATGACAAGAATGGAACGGGAAAGTCGGAAAGCAATAATCCTTTAGCTGATCTTTTTAAAAATAGGGAAAGTACTGGAAAGTCTGTTGCTATAAAAAATAATGGCCCGGGACACTTTAAAGATCTTCTGATCACTCGCAGAGATAGCATGTACTGGGTAAGTTATGATTCCCTTGTGCTTCCTGGTAAAAATAGGCTGTATTATGGTTCTACAGTGAGCCTGGATGATCTTCACCAGTATTTTATCAATGTAGATAAAAGCTCAAATACCTACGCCTATGTGTTCACAAAGGAGGGGATTTGTATGACTCATCCGGAAAAAAAATATCTTGGAAAGAATATTTTCGATTTTACAGATATCAAACCACAAGATACGATATGCAATACTGTAAAGTCAGGTTATACAGAAAGAACTGCTGTTTCTGAATATCTTGGAGTGGAAGTCACCCGATTTATAAAGCCTTTAAAAACGGATAATTTTGATGGATATACGGTCGTAAATCATGTTAACTTTATTATTGATGAAAATACTAACAAAGTAAAAGCTTATACTGTTTACATATTTCTGGCGGCTTTATTTCTGATTGTAACGGTTTTTATTTTATTTCAAAGATCAGCAAATATTGCTTACAGGGAAAAGGAAAAGATACAAACAGAAAAAAATCTACTGCTAATTGAGAATGAAAAAATGCACAAGGCAGAGGTGATTAATCAGTTGCAGCAGCTTAAAAATAACATCAATCCACATTTTTTGTTCAATTCATTGAACTCACTTTATATGCTGATTGGGATTAATAAGGATAATGCTCAAAAGTTTACCATGAACCTTTCCAAGATTTACAGGTATTTGATTGTTCCCCCAAAGGAAAATATTGTTTCCGTTGCCAAGGAGATTGATTTTATCAAAAAATATATGGAGCTTCTGAAAAGTAGGTTTGATGAGGAGCTGAGATTTGAACTCATCATCAATTGCCCGGAAAGTTTAGAAAAACGGATTCCTTATCTATCCCTGCAAATTGTAGTGGAAAATGCTATAAAACATAATATTGCGACGATAGATCAACCGTTGGAGATCATTATTATAATAGAAAAGAACGAGATTATGGTGAAGAACACCTGGCAGCCCAAAACGGAAGTTGTTCAGGGTGAGAAATTCGGGATTGATTATTTGAATCAGGTTTATGAGTATTTTAAGAATAATCTGCTTCATATTTCTGTAGATGGTGAAAATTTCATATGTTTTTTGCCATTAATGAAGTAA
- a CDS encoding thioredoxin family protein translates to MKKIISGISIFCSIIISAQESIQFQELPFKEIIAKAKKEKKLVFIDAYASWCGPCKMMEKNVFPQKSVKDYYNTNFINARFDMEKGEGRDIAAKYGVRSYPTYLFLNGDGELVSRNTGYMEESLFVAMAQDINSPGNNKNSLKDRFAKGEKDPTFLINIMKLNSDTDYEFAKKASERYFENKKNTEEFSKDEIGFLLFFLKSTEDSNYKTFSARKAEIIKYLPEQTYNEFDAQLKLSKIVEQSIDDKNKRINDEYFLKTAEPLVGKQLATAKLNQTKLSYYEQNANFPEYEKAALDYYKNSDSFNPDELLRASWVFLDHVKTPSSLKKATEWAEKSVMRGETSENTYILGKLYFLTGNKEMAKNYAEMSRNIATQSNKDSKLAEELLNQIK, encoded by the coding sequence ATGAAGAAGATCATCTCCGGAATCTCTATTTTTTGCTCTATCATTATTTCAGCACAGGAATCTATTCAGTTCCAGGAACTCCCTTTCAAGGAAATTATAGCAAAAGCCAAAAAGGAAAAAAAATTGGTTTTTATTGATGCATATGCTTCTTGGTGTGGCCCCTGCAAAATGATGGAAAAAAATGTTTTTCCTCAGAAATCGGTAAAAGACTATTACAATACCAACTTCATCAATGCAAGATTTGATATGGAAAAAGGAGAAGGAAGAGACATTGCCGCCAAATATGGAGTTCGTTCCTACCCTACTTATCTTTTCCTGAATGGTGACGGCGAGCTTGTTTCCAGAAATACCGGCTATATGGAGGAAAGTCTATTTGTAGCAATGGCTCAGGATATCAATTCACCGGGGAACAATAAAAACTCTCTAAAAGACCGCTTTGCCAAGGGCGAAAAGGATCCTACTTTCCTTATCAATATTATGAAACTTAATTCTGATACTGATTATGAGTTTGCCAAGAAAGCCTCTGAAAGATATTTTGAAAACAAAAAAAATACGGAAGAGTTTTCAAAGGATGAAATAGGATTTTTATTATTTTTCCTAAAATCAACTGAAGATTCCAATTATAAAACTTTTTCTGCAAGAAAGGCAGAAATTATAAAGTACCTTCCGGAACAAACCTACAATGAATTTGATGCTCAACTGAAGCTATCAAAAATTGTAGAACAATCCATTGATGATAAAAATAAAAGAATCAATGATGAGTATTTTCTGAAAACGGCTGAACCATTAGTAGGCAAGCAACTAGCTACCGCAAAGCTTAACCAGACTAAACTTAGCTATTATGAGCAAAATGCCAATTTCCCTGAGTATGAAAAAGCAGCCTTGGATTATTATAAAAACTCAGATTCATTTAATCCTGATGAGTTGTTAAGAGCATCATGGGTATTCTTAGACCATGTAAAAACCCCATCCTCCTTGAAAAAAGCCACTGAATGGGCAGAAAAATCAGTGATGAGAGGAGAAACCTCTGAAAACACCTATATCCTTGGTAAGCTTTACTTTTTAACTGGTAACAAGGAAATGGCAAAAAATTATGCTGAAATGTCTAGGAATATAGCCACTCAGTCCAATAAGGACTCCAAATTAGCAGAAGAATTATTAAATCAAATAAAATAA